A portion of the Granulosicoccus antarcticus IMCC3135 genome contains these proteins:
- a CDS encoding zinc metallopeptidase encodes MNGARTLMGFDMNYLLMVMLPGMVLSGLASMMVKRTFAKYEKVGTQANMTGAEAAKLMLERQGVTDCKIEAVSGRLSDHYDPRDKTLRLSEPVYNARSISAIGVACHEAGHALQHAQGYRWLQMRSKLVPVTNISSKMSMPVIMVGGLLMGLVPVFGMPVLLFGCALFAAAVVFSVVTLPVEWDASARAKKAMVDAGIVTQQEAGGASNVLNAAFLTYLAAAIASIMTLLYYLHRTGVLRMLMNRR; translated from the coding sequence TTGAATGGAGCTCGTACCTTGATGGGTTTTGACATGAATTACCTGCTGATGGTCATGTTGCCGGGCATGGTCCTGTCTGGACTGGCATCCATGATGGTCAAGCGCACGTTTGCAAAGTACGAGAAGGTGGGTACGCAGGCGAATATGACAGGGGCGGAAGCTGCCAAGCTCATGCTTGAGCGTCAAGGTGTGACCGACTGCAAAATCGAAGCGGTATCAGGCCGGCTCAGCGATCACTATGATCCACGCGATAAAACCTTGCGATTGTCCGAACCTGTCTATAACGCTCGTTCCATATCGGCTATCGGGGTTGCCTGCCACGAAGCTGGTCACGCCTTACAGCATGCGCAGGGCTATCGCTGGTTGCAAATGCGTTCAAAACTTGTGCCCGTGACCAACATTTCCAGCAAGATGTCGATGCCAGTGATTATGGTCGGTGGACTCTTGATGGGGCTGGTTCCAGTATTTGGCATGCCGGTGTTGTTATTCGGTTGTGCCTTGTTCGCTGCTGCAGTTGTATTTTCAGTAGTAACGCTACCCGTTGAGTGGGATGCCAGCGCTCGTGCAAAGAAAGCGATGGTTGATGCCGGAATCGTAACTCAGCAAGAAGCGGGTGGAGCCAGCAATGTGCTCAATGCCGCGTTCCTGACGTATCTTGCTGCCGCCATCGCATCCATCATGACCCTGCTTTATTATCTGCACCGAACCGGTGTGCTCAGAATGTTGATGAATCGACGTTAG
- a CDS encoding amino acid ABC transporter substrate-binding protein, translating to MLKLIALVAALSAALPATVFAQDAGQLRVGMSGGYFPFTFVRQDKLQGFEVDVMNAVGEQAGLDISFETMSFSGLIGALESDRIDTIANQITITPEREVKFAFTQPYVYDGAQVVVKAGEEDKIKGPEDLKGKTVAVNLGSNFEELLNDLPYAEQINVKTYESNIALDTSLGRVDAFVMDRVSSVQLIAKSPLPLALAGKPFDEIHNALPFRNDDEGRAMRDKVDTALSTLRENGTLAEISAKWFGSDITVAE from the coding sequence ATGCTCAAACTCATTGCCCTGGTCGCCGCGCTGTCGGCAGCCCTGCCTGCCACTGTCTTTGCCCAGGATGCGGGGCAGTTGCGGGTTGGTATGTCAGGCGGCTACTTCCCTTTCACTTTTGTTCGTCAGGACAAGCTTCAAGGTTTTGAAGTTGACGTGATGAATGCGGTGGGCGAACAGGCCGGTCTGGATATCTCTTTTGAAACGATGTCCTTTTCCGGATTGATCGGCGCGCTTGAATCCGATCGCATCGATACGATCGCCAACCAGATCACTATTACGCCAGAGCGCGAAGTGAAGTTCGCCTTCACTCAGCCTTACGTCTACGATGGCGCGCAAGTGGTGGTGAAAGCCGGTGAGGAAGACAAGATCAAGGGACCCGAAGACCTGAAGGGCAAGACGGTGGCTGTCAATCTGGGTTCGAACTTTGAGGAGCTGCTGAACGATCTGCCCTATGCCGAGCAGATCAACGTCAAGACTTACGAAAGTAATATCGCACTGGACACCTCGCTCGGACGAGTCGACGCTTTCGTGATGGACCGCGTCTCCTCGGTGCAGCTGATTGCGAAAAGCCCGCTGCCGCTGGCTCTGGCCGGAAAGCCTTTCGACGAGATTCACAATGCACTTCCGTTCCGCAATGATGACGAAGGTCGTGCGATGCGCGACAAGGTCGACACGGCTCTGAGCACGCTTCGGGAAAACGGCACGCTGGCTGAAATCTCGGCTAAATGGTTCGGCAGTGACATTACGGTTGCGGAGTAA
- a CDS encoding amino acid ABC transporter permease codes for MQGLDLDYMLGLVPVLLSYIPLTLGMATASMVLALILGSLLAVERVVRVPVLDLFVMLYISFFRGTPLLVQLFLFYYGLPQVLAFLTQINGVTAAIMGLTLHFSAYMAESIRAAIVGVDRSQWEAAQSIGMTQAQMMRRIVLPQAARVAAPTLVNYFIDIIKSTSLAFTLGVTEMMGATQKEAAGSFLYFEAFLVVAILYWIIVEVLSQLQKILENRLNKAFAR; via the coding sequence ATGCAGGGCCTCGATCTAGACTACATGCTCGGCCTTGTGCCGGTACTGCTGAGCTACATACCGCTGACACTGGGTATGGCAACTGCCAGCATGGTTCTGGCTCTGATTCTGGGCTCGCTTCTGGCGGTCGAGCGGGTAGTCCGGGTGCCTGTGCTCGACCTGTTTGTCATGCTTTACATCAGTTTCTTTCGCGGTACACCGCTACTGGTGCAATTGTTCCTGTTCTACTACGGGTTGCCTCAGGTGCTGGCATTTCTGACACAGATCAATGGCGTCACGGCCGCCATCATGGGGCTGACTCTGCACTTCTCGGCTTATATGGCCGAGAGCATTCGTGCAGCGATTGTCGGCGTCGATCGCAGCCAATGGGAAGCCGCCCAGTCAATCGGCATGACTCAGGCGCAGATGATGCGACGAATCGTATTGCCGCAGGCAGCCAGGGTTGCGGCGCCAACGCTGGTCAACTATTTTATCGACATTATCAAAAGCACCTCGCTGGCGTTCACGCTGGGCGTGACAGAAATGATGGGTGCTACTCAGAAAGAGGCGGCCGGCAGCTTTTTGTATTTCGAGGCCTTTCTGGTGGTCGCTATTCTCTACTGGATCATTGTGGAAGTACTCTCGCAGTTACAGAAGATTCTTGAAAACCGACTCAACAAGGCGTTCGCTCGATGA